A window from Cryptomeria japonica chromosome 1, Sugi_1.0, whole genome shotgun sequence encodes these proteins:
- the LOC131044618 gene encoding linamarin synthase 2-like, whose protein sequence is MVPSPAQGSINPLMNLAHLLSSRGVFITFVNTEWSHNRMSRAAAAATSTFKFLIIPDGLPPDHGRLSNLPEYVIALEKLGPVLEHHLLCSLTEETPPITCIITENFMSCTHQVANKLGVPRVIFWTMCAASSIAQCNTNLLISRGHIPVKVEHSKRADKVILCLPGNLPPLLPSDLISFYRATETSDVLFQWTLRESQFQCKADYVLVNTFDEVDPAATVSALSRNGCPALAVGPVFLPNFLEGRDLNGLGSMSEQEESCIKWLDAQEPASVLYVSFGSIAVKSNEQLEELALGLEKSQHTFLWVLRMDIAGGKPATLPEGFVERTMDRGLIVKWAPQVKVLSHTSVGGFLTHSGWNSCLESISMGVPMLGWPYFFDQFLDCRFCNDVWKIGIDLEGADGDENVVVKREEIEKGVRRLMEAEELRKRGRELKEAALKAIGQGGSSFNNLNRFIDDMKQLSNSTSVKKV, encoded by the exons ATGGTGCCTAGCCCTGCGCAAGGCAGTATCAATCCTCTTATGAATTTGGCTCACCTCCTCTCTTCACGAGGAGTTTTCATCACTTTCGTTAACACAGAATGGAGCCACAACCGCATGTCAAGAGCAGCTGCAGCTGCCACCTCCACATTTAAGTTTCTCATCATTCCAGATGGGTTGCCACCTGATCATGGTCGTCTCTCCAATCTTCCCGAGTATGTGATTGCATTGGAAAAGCTTGGCCCCGTCCTGGAGCATCATTTGCTGTGCAGCTTAACGGAAGAAACACCTCCCATCACCTGCATTATAACGGAAAATTTCATGTCTTGCACTCACCAAGTGGCTAACAAGCTGGGAGTGCCCAGAGTCATTTTCTGGACAATGTGCGCCGCCTCTTCTATTGCTCAGTGCAACACCAACCTTCTCATCTCCCGCGGGCATATTCCTGTAAAAG TGGAGCATTCAAAGAGGGCCGATAAAGTGATCTTATGTTTGCCCGGTAATCTTCCACCTCTATTGCCGAGCGATCTGATATCCTTCTACCGCGCTACCGAAACTTCGGACGTTTTATTCCAGTGGACTCTGCGTGAGTCACAATTTCAATGTAAGGCAGACTATGTGCTGGTCAACACGTTCGATGAGGTGGACCCTGCTGCGACAGTAAGCGCACTGTCCAGAAATGGATGCCCTGCTTTAGCAGTAGGGCCTGTATTTCTTCCCAATTTCCTGGAAGGAAGAGATTTGAACGGACTCGGGAGTATGTCGGAGCAGGAAGAGAGCTGTATCAAATGGCTCGACGCCCAAGAGCCAGCTTCTGTGCTATACGTTTCCTTCGGCAGCATCGCCGTCAAATCGAACGAGCAGCTGGAGGAGTTGGCTCTGGGATTGGAGAAAAGCCAGCACACCTTTCTGTGGGTGTTACGAATGGATATTGCGGGAGGCAAGCCCGCCACTCTACCGGAGGGTTTTGTAGAAAGGACTATGGATCGGGGACTAATTGTGAAATGGGCGCCGCAGGTGAAGGTGTTGTCCCACACGTCCGTAGGAGGGTTTCTTACTCACAGCGGGTGGAACTCGTGTTTGGAGAGCATAAGCATGGGCGTTCCAATGCTTGGGTGGCCCTATTTCTTTGACCAGTTTCTGGACTGCCGCTTCTGCAATGATGTGTGGAAGATTGGCATAGATTTGGAGGGCGCGGATGGTGATGAAAATGTTGTGGTTaaaagagaggagatagagaaaGGCGTGAGGAGACTGATGGAAGCGGAGGAGTTGAGAAAAAGAGGGAGGGAGTTGAAGGAAGCGGCGCTTAAAGCGATTGGGCAGGGAGGTTCTTCTTTTAATAACTTGAACAGGTTTATTGATGACATGAAACAACTTTCCAATTCAACTTCTGTTAAAAAGGTGTAG